A genome region from Pseudomonas anguilliseptica includes the following:
- a CDS encoding glycerophosphodiester phosphodiesterase has product MFLNLRTLFCASLLAPLLAMASPAQADSVQAAIDWARQQPQTHHGKPRGDAKPLIIAHRGASGYVPEHTLAAYALAVLQGADYIEPDLVMSKDGQLVARHDNELGLTTDVAQRPEFANRQRTQTIDGVTLNGWFSEDFTLVELKTLRAIERIPQIRPGNARLDGNFSIPTLQEIIDLVKSLQLSQQRVIGLYPETKHPTHFQQLGLALEKPLVKLLKKNGYQNAKAPVYIQSFEVENLKTLSRLTSIRLVQLFGAGQPFDQQVLGTGLTYAQMASPAGLKAISRYAAGVGPEKSYIIPRDANGNLDAANATAFVANAHAHGLKVHPYTFRAENTFLPANLRTGSDPQARGDSAAEIQLFLDAGIDGLFIDQPDIAVRLRAKP; this is encoded by the coding sequence ATGTTCCTCAACCTCCGTACCCTGTTTTGCGCCAGTTTGCTGGCCCCGCTACTGGCCATGGCCAGCCCGGCTCAAGCCGACAGCGTACAAGCCGCCATCGACTGGGCCAGGCAGCAGCCGCAAACCCACCACGGCAAGCCCAGAGGCGACGCCAAGCCGCTAATCATCGCCCACCGTGGCGCCAGCGGTTATGTGCCCGAACACACCCTGGCTGCCTACGCCCTGGCGGTTCTGCAGGGTGCCGACTATATCGAGCCGGACCTGGTAATGAGCAAGGACGGCCAATTGGTCGCCCGCCATGACAACGAACTGGGGCTGACCACCGATGTCGCCCAGCGCCCCGAGTTTGCCAACCGCCAACGCACCCAGACGATTGATGGCGTGACCCTCAACGGCTGGTTCAGTGAAGACTTTACCCTCGTCGAACTGAAGACCCTGCGCGCCATCGAGCGTATCCCGCAGATTCGCCCAGGCAATGCCCGCCTAGACGGCAACTTCAGCATCCCCACCCTGCAGGAAATCATCGACCTGGTGAAAAGCCTGCAACTGAGCCAGCAGCGGGTGATCGGCCTGTATCCGGAAACCAAACACCCGACCCACTTCCAGCAACTCGGCCTGGCCCTGGAGAAACCGCTGGTCAAGCTGCTGAAGAAGAACGGCTACCAAAATGCCAAGGCCCCGGTGTATATCCAGTCCTTCGAGGTGGAAAATCTCAAGACCCTCAGCCGCCTGACCTCCATCCGCCTGGTGCAGCTGTTCGGCGCCGGCCAGCCGTTTGACCAGCAGGTACTTGGCACTGGTCTGACCTACGCACAAATGGCCAGCCCGGCCGGGCTCAAAGCTATCTCGCGTTACGCCGCCGGGGTTGGCCCGGAGAAGAGCTACATCATCCCCCGTGACGCCAACGGCAACCTTGATGCAGCCAATGCCACCGCGTTCGTCGCCAATGCCCATGCCCACGGCCTGAAGGTGCACCCCTACACCTTCCGCGCGGAGAACACCTTTCTCCCGGCCAATCTGCGTACTGGTAGCGACCCGCAGGCACGCGGTGATAGCGCAGCGGAAATTCAGCTGTTTCTCGATGCCGGCATCGACGGCCTGTTTATCGACCAGCCAGACATCGCCGTGCGCCTGCGCGCAAAACCCTGA
- a CDS encoding dihydrofolate reductase, which yields MLAGMNKTLPLSLIAALAENRVIGRDNQLPWHLPADLKHFKALTLGKPIIMGRKTWDSLGRPLPGRLNLVVSRQSGLQLEGAEVFASLDAALERAEAWALEEDAEELILIGGAQLYELGLGQAERLYLTRVGISPQGDAYFPEVAEADWHLSSAIEHMEGLETPGYVFEVWDRK from the coding sequence ATGCTCGCGGGCATGAACAAGACTCTTCCTCTCAGCCTGATCGCTGCCCTCGCGGAAAACCGCGTGATCGGCCGCGACAACCAACTGCCCTGGCACTTGCCGGCGGACCTCAAGCACTTCAAGGCGCTGACCCTTGGTAAGCCGATCATCATGGGGCGCAAGACCTGGGATTCCCTCGGTCGGCCCTTGCCAGGTCGGCTCAATCTGGTGGTCAGCCGTCAGTCCGGCTTGCAGCTGGAGGGGGCAGAGGTCTTCGCCAGCCTCGATGCCGCGCTTGAGCGTGCCGAGGCTTGGGCCCTTGAAGAGGACGCCGAAGAGCTGATACTGATCGGCGGCGCGCAACTCTACGAGCTGGGCCTGGGCCAGGCCGAACGCCTGTACCTGACCCGCGTCGGCATCAGCCCTCAGGGCGATGCCTACTTCCCCGAAGTGGCCGAGGCTGACTGGCACCTGTCTTCCGCCATCGAACACATGGAAGGCCTGGAAACCCCCGGCTACGTGTTTGAGGTATGGGATCGCAAATAG
- a CDS encoding YitT family protein — MHDADADHAEPDRIAAIFIRPPLWEDGLALLLGTAMVALGITLYSQAGLLTGGTVGLAFLMKYLLGWPFGVVFFLLNLPFYALAIWRMGWPFTLRTFCAVGMVSLLAELTPQWIGFTHLNVIYAALFGGFAMGLGLLMLFRHRASLGGVNILALYLQERFGLRAGKVQMGIDVLIVLGAVMVVPLDKVALSILGALALNMVLAINHRAGRYMGVS; from the coding sequence ATGCATGACGCTGATGCCGATCACGCCGAGCCGGATCGTATTGCCGCGATCTTTATTCGCCCCCCCCTCTGGGAAGATGGCCTGGCGTTGCTGCTGGGCACCGCCATGGTGGCGCTGGGGATTACCCTCTACAGCCAGGCGGGCTTGCTGACTGGCGGTACCGTGGGCTTGGCTTTTCTGATGAAGTACCTGCTCGGCTGGCCCTTCGGTGTGGTGTTCTTTCTGCTCAACCTGCCGTTCTATGCCCTGGCCATCTGGCGCATGGGCTGGCCGTTCACCCTGCGCACCTTCTGCGCGGTGGGGATGGTCTCGTTGCTGGCCGAATTGACGCCGCAGTGGATCGGCTTCACCCACCTCAACGTCATTTATGCCGCGTTGTTTGGCGGCTTTGCCATGGGCCTGGGGCTGCTGATGCTGTTCCGCCACCGCGCCAGCCTCGGCGGGGTGAATATCCTCGCGCTGTACCTGCAGGAGCGTTTCGGCCTGCGCGCCGGCAAGGTGCAGATGGGCATCGATGTGTTGATCGTGCTGGGCGCGGTCATGGTCGTGCCGCTGGACAAGGTGGCGCTGTCGATCCTTGGCGCGCTGGCGCTGAATATGGTGCTGGCGATCAACCACCGCGCCGGGCGCTATATGGGCGTCAGCTGA
- the ilvD gene encoding dihydroxy-acid dehydratase: MPDYRSKTSTHGRNMAGARALWRATGMKDEDFKKPIIAIANSFTQFVPGHVHLKDMGQLVAREIEKHGGVAKEFNTIAVDDGIAMGHDGMLYSLPSREIIADSVEYMVNAHCADAIVCISNCDKITPGMLLASLRLNIPVIFVSGGPMEAGKTKLASHGLDLVDAMVIAADDSASDEKVAEYERSACPTCGSCSGMFTANSMNCLMEALGLALPGNGSTLATHSDREQLFLQAGRTAVELCKRYYGEGDESVLPRNIANFKAFENAMTLDIAMGGSTNTILHLLAAAQEGEVDFDLRDIDRLSRKVPQLCKVAPNIQKYHMEDVHRAGGIFSILGSLARGGLLHTDLPTVHSKSMAEAIAKWDITQTDDEAVHTFFRAGPAGIPTQTAFSQSTRWDTADDDRENGCIRSVEHAYSQEGGLAVLYGNIALDGCVVKTAGVDESIHVFEGSAKIFESQDSAVRGILADEVQAGDIVIIRYEGPKGGPGMQEMLYPTSYLKSKGLGKACALLTDGRFSGGTSGLSIGHASPEAAAGGAIGLVREGDKILINIHERSINLLISDEELAARRAEQDKKGWKQVEVRPRKVTTALKAYALLATSADKGAVRDKALLEKLVP; this comes from the coding sequence ATGCCTGACTACCGCTCGAAGACCTCCACCCACGGCCGCAATATGGCCGGCGCCCGCGCCCTGTGGCGCGCCACAGGGATGAAGGACGAAGACTTCAAGAAGCCGATCATCGCCATCGCCAACTCCTTCACCCAGTTCGTGCCCGGCCACGTGCACCTGAAGGACATGGGCCAGCTGGTGGCCCGCGAGATCGAGAAACACGGCGGCGTGGCCAAGGAATTCAACACCATCGCGGTCGACGACGGCATCGCCATGGGCCACGACGGCATGCTCTATTCGCTGCCGAGTCGCGAGATTATCGCCGACTCCGTGGAATACATGGTCAACGCCCACTGCGCCGACGCCATTGTCTGCATCAGTAACTGCGACAAGATCACCCCCGGCATGCTGCTGGCCTCCTTGCGCCTGAACATCCCGGTGATCTTCGTCTCCGGCGGGCCGATGGAAGCCGGTAAAACCAAGCTGGCCAGCCACGGCCTGGACCTGGTCGACGCCATGGTGATCGCCGCCGACGATTCGGCCAGTGACGAGAAAGTCGCCGAGTATGAACGCAGCGCCTGCCCGACCTGCGGCAGCTGCTCCGGCATGTTTACCGCTAACTCGATGAACTGCCTAATGGAAGCCTTGGGCCTGGCCCTGCCGGGCAACGGTTCGACCCTGGCCACCCACAGCGACCGCGAACAGCTGTTCCTGCAAGCCGGGCGCACTGCTGTCGAGCTGTGCAAGCGCTACTACGGTGAAGGTGACGAGTCGGTGCTGCCGCGCAACATCGCCAACTTCAAGGCGTTCGAGAACGCCATGACTCTGGACATCGCCATGGGTGGTTCGACCAACACCATCCTGCACCTGCTGGCCGCCGCCCAGGAAGGCGAAGTCGATTTCGACCTGCGCGATATCGACCGCCTGTCGCGCAAGGTTCCGCAGCTGTGCAAAGTCGCGCCGAACATCCAAAAGTACCATATGGAAGACGTGCACCGCGCTGGTGGCATCTTCTCCATCCTCGGCTCCCTGGCCCGTGGCGGCCTGCTGCACACCGACCTGCCGACAGTACACAGCAAGTCCATGGCCGAGGCCATTGCCAAATGGGACATCACCCAGACCGACGATGAGGCCGTACACACCTTCTTCCGCGCAGGCCCGGCTGGCATCCCGACGCAGACCGCGTTCAGCCAGAGCACCCGCTGGGACACCGCGGATGACGACCGTGAAAACGGCTGCATCCGCAGCGTCGAGCATGCGTATTCGCAAGAAGGCGGCCTGGCCGTGCTCTACGGCAATATCGCCCTCGACGGCTGCGTGGTGAAAACCGCCGGTGTCGATGAGTCCATCCACGTCTTCGAAGGCAGCGCGAAAATTTTCGAAAGCCAGGACAGCGCCGTGCGCGGCATCCTCGCCGACGAAGTGCAGGCCGGTGACATCGTCATCATCCGCTACGAAGGTCCGAAAGGCGGCCCGGGCATGCAGGAAATGCTCTACCCGACTTCGTACCTGAAATCCAAAGGCCTGGGCAAAGCCTGCGCCCTGCTCACCGACGGCCGCTTCTCCGGCGGCACCTCGGGCCTGTCCATCGGCCATGCTTCCCCGGAAGCCGCTGCCGGTGGCGCCATCGGCCTGGTGCGCGAAGGCGACAAGATCCTGATCAATATCCACGAGCGCTCAATCAACCTGCTGATCAGCGATGAAGAGCTGGCCGCACGCCGCGCGGAACAGGACAAGAAAGGTTGGAAGCAGGTGGAAGTACGCCCGCGCAAAGTCACCACAGCGCTCAAGGCCTACGCCCTGCTCGCCACCAGCGCCGACAAGGGCGCGGTGCGCGATAAGGCGTTGCTGGAAAAACTGGTGCCCTAA
- a CDS encoding hemopexin repeat-containing protein, giving the protein MTATKTVGGLLAFTAASLLTAQAEAGNNKVLFFGIDGFKADAIASAHMVNLERLIADGVYTDGGWAPDTSMSGPGWSTLFMGVERDKHGVRDNSFAGKNYGQYPHFLSLVEQRKPQLVTAYAYNWEPLYSQMQPQADLKFDGPEANDPVLFAQAEDWLRNRADLDVLSTYFYGVDEAGHGYGFHSDTPQYIQAMDRADAELGRLLQAIEARPSYAEENWLIIVSTDHGGSSTGHGGNRPEHRKVAVVMSGAGIPALGRNTLREPLRQVDVLPTLFEHLGVSTQGLDLDGRSRLHPQARTFAFGQNLLGNPGAEYGVAHSDLDYDPDIAGWTKGGLQTVMHYGARAELPSGQGQLFVGQGKGSLTQRIELPADAAGRPFLLNAQLGASAGSRHDARVLLRFRSEQKRSSLYWNDDTGYFFAGDQYYRYNYRSDRVDPGYPKPIAGNWIGLDGFAGGARDIDAAFNAGNGKAYFFKGEQYVRFDIANDRVDSGYPKPIVGNWPGLERLAGGARDLDDVLEVNGSKLYFFKDGEYVRYNLSLGDKADKNYPLNLSGATWSGVQQWPLGISAAVKRNSGVAYLFNGGEYIRYNLITDKAESGYPKAVTASTWPGLDAFRDVGRFSPLCR; this is encoded by the coding sequence ATGACTGCAACGAAAACCGTGGGGGGCCTATTGGCGTTTACCGCCGCCAGCCTGCTGACCGCCCAGGCCGAAGCCGGCAACAACAAGGTGCTGTTCTTCGGCATCGATGGCTTTAAGGCCGATGCCATTGCAAGTGCGCACATGGTCAACCTGGAGCGTTTGATTGCCGATGGCGTGTACACCGACGGCGGTTGGGCACCGGATACCTCGATGAGTGGTCCCGGCTGGTCGACCCTATTTATGGGGGTGGAGCGCGACAAGCACGGGGTGCGTGACAACAGCTTTGCCGGCAAGAACTACGGCCAGTATCCGCACTTTCTCAGTCTGGTCGAGCAGCGTAAACCGCAGCTGGTTACTGCCTATGCCTACAACTGGGAGCCCCTGTACAGCCAGATGCAACCACAGGCTGACCTCAAGTTTGACGGCCCGGAAGCCAACGACCCGGTGTTGTTCGCCCAGGCCGAAGACTGGCTGCGTAACCGTGCCGACCTCGATGTGCTCAGCACTTATTTCTATGGCGTCGACGAGGCTGGCCACGGCTATGGCTTTCATTCCGATACGCCACAGTACATCCAGGCCATGGACCGTGCCGACGCCGAGCTTGGTCGGCTTTTGCAGGCCATTGAGGCGCGGCCCAGCTACGCTGAGGAAAACTGGCTGATCATCGTAAGCACTGACCACGGTGGCTCCAGCACCGGGCATGGCGGCAACCGCCCGGAGCACCGTAAGGTCGCGGTGGTGATGAGCGGTGCCGGGATTCCGGCCCTGGGGCGCAACACGCTGCGTGAACCGCTGCGCCAGGTCGATGTGCTGCCGACGCTGTTCGAGCACCTAGGGGTGTCGACTCAGGGGTTGGACCTCGACGGCCGCTCGCGGCTACACCCACAAGCCCGCACATTCGCCTTCGGTCAGAACCTTCTGGGCAACCCGGGCGCCGAGTACGGTGTGGCCCACAGCGACCTCGACTATGACCCTGACATCGCCGGTTGGACCAAGGGTGGCCTACAGACGGTGATGCACTACGGTGCGCGCGCTGAGCTGCCGAGTGGCCAGGGGCAGTTGTTCGTCGGTCAGGGCAAGGGTTCGCTGACCCAGCGCATCGAACTGCCGGCCGACGCCGCAGGGCGACCGTTCCTGCTCAATGCGCAACTAGGCGCCAGCGCAGGCAGCCGCCATGACGCTCGGGTACTGTTGCGTTTTCGCAGCGAGCAGAAACGCAGTTCGCTGTACTGGAATGACGACACTGGGTATTTCTTCGCCGGTGATCAGTACTACCGCTATAACTACCGCAGCGACCGTGTCGATCCGGGTTATCCCAAGCCGATTGCCGGCAATTGGATCGGTCTCGATGGCTTCGCCGGCGGCGCCCGCGATATCGATGCGGCGTTCAACGCCGGCAACGGTAAGGCCTACTTCTTCAAGGGCGAGCAGTATGTGCGCTTCGATATCGCCAATGATCGGGTCGACAGTGGCTACCCGAAGCCAATCGTAGGTAACTGGCCGGGGCTTGAGCGTCTGGCGGGTGGCGCGCGCGACCTCGACGACGTGCTTGAGGTCAACGGTTCCAAGCTGTATTTCTTCAAGGACGGCGAGTATGTGCGCTATAACTTGAGTCTGGGCGACAAAGCTGACAAGAACTATCCGCTGAACCTCTCCGGAGCTACTTGGTCCGGGGTGCAGCAGTGGCCGCTGGGTATCAGTGCGGCGGTCAAGCGCAACAGTGGCGTGGCTTATCTGTTCAATGGCGGCGAATACATCCGCTACAACCTGATTACCGATAAGGCCGAGAGCGGCTACCCCAAGGCGGTGACCGCCAGCACCTGGCCCGGGCTAGATGCGTTCCGCGACGTCGGGCGTTTTTCGCCACTGTGCCGTTGA
- a CDS encoding ABC transporter permease, protein MKIPAYYGFWHHLGAWFLKTSSWLVLLFLILPILVIIPLSFNVEPFFSFTEGMLTLQPEAYSLRWYSAIFSDDKWLLAIKNSFLIGIFATLIATVLGTCAAVGLARDDMPMRRLITALLLSPMIVPLIITAAGMFFYSDLGLAGNYLGGIIAHAALGTPFVIITVTATLTGFDYSLARAALNLGATPLRVFFDIIMPLIRPGVISGALFAFITSFDEVVVILFMAGPQQRTIPRQMFSGLREQINPSILAIATLLILVSIALLVTIELLRRRAERMRGIEEL, encoded by the coding sequence ATGAAGATTCCCGCCTACTACGGCTTCTGGCATCACCTCGGCGCCTGGTTCTTGAAGACCAGCTCCTGGCTGGTGCTGCTGTTTCTGATCCTGCCGATCCTGGTGATCATCCCGCTGTCGTTCAACGTTGAGCCGTTCTTCAGCTTTACCGAAGGCATGCTCACCCTGCAGCCCGAGGCCTACTCACTGCGCTGGTACAGCGCCATCTTCAGTGACGACAAATGGCTGCTGGCGATCAAGAACAGCTTTCTGATCGGTATCTTCGCCACTCTGATTGCCACCGTGCTCGGTACCTGTGCTGCGGTCGGCCTGGCCCGCGACGATATGCCAATGCGCAGGCTGATCACCGCCCTGCTGCTGTCGCCGATGATCGTGCCGCTGATCATCACCGCCGCCGGGATGTTCTTCTATTCAGACCTCGGCCTGGCCGGCAATTACCTCGGGGGGATCATCGCCCACGCGGCGTTGGGCACGCCGTTCGTGATCATCACCGTCACCGCCACCCTCACCGGCTTCGACTACAGCCTGGCCCGCGCCGCGCTGAACCTGGGCGCCACGCCGCTGCGAGTGTTCTTCGACATCATCATGCCGCTGATCCGTCCTGGGGTGATTTCCGGCGCGCTGTTCGCCTTTATCACCTCGTTCGACGAGGTGGTGGTGATCCTGTTTATGGCCGGTCCACAGCAACGCACCATCCCCCGGCAGATGTTCTCGGGCCTGCGCGAGCAGATCAACCCGAGCATCCTGGCCATTGCCACCCTGCTGATTCTGGTGTCCATCGCCCTGCTGGTGACCATCGAACTGCTGCGCCGCCGCGCCGAACGCATGCGCGGTATCGAAGAGCTATAA